One Mya arenaria isolate MELC-2E11 chromosome 5, ASM2691426v1 genomic window carries:
- the LOC128235978 gene encoding clumping factor A-like, giving the protein MAEISHHNLTSNQHTTCKHRPDIDITCKHRPDTNITCKHRSDTDINCKHRSDKDTICKHQPDIDTTSKHRPDIETTSKHRQDTDITCKYRQDTDISWKHRQDVDIICKHRPDLDITSKYRPDIDFTRKYRQYTDITCKHRPDIDITNKYRQDTDITSKYRQDTDITFKHRPDIDTTSKYRQDIDITGKYRQDIDTTSKLRQDIDTTSKHRQDKDTTSKHRQDTDTTSIHRQDIDTTSKYRQDIDITGNFFDA; this is encoded by the exons atggcagaaatcagccaCCATAACCTGACGTCAAATCAAC ACACCACGTGCAAACATCGACCTGATATAGACATTACTTGCAAACATCGACCAGACACCAACATCACCTGCAAACATCGATCAGACACCGATATCAACTGCAAACATCGGTCAGATAAAGACACCATATGCAAACATCAACCTGATATAGACACCACCAGCAAACATCGACCTGATATAGAAACCACCAGCAAACATCGACAAGATACCGACATCACCTGCAAATATCGACAAGATACCGACATCAGTTGGAAACATCGACAAGATGTAGACATCATCTGCAAACATCGACCTGATTTAGACATCACCAGCAAATATCGACCAGATATAGACTTCACCAGAAAATATCGACAATATACCGACATCACCTGCAAACATCGACCTGATATTGACATCACCAACAAATATCGACAAGATACCGACATCACCAGCAAATATCGACAAGATACCGACATCACCTTCAAACATCGACCAGATATAGACACCACCAGCAAGTATCGACAAGATATAGACATCACCGGCAAATATCGACAAGATATAGACACCACCAGCAAACTTCGACAAGATATAGACACCACCAGCAAACATCGACAAGATAAAGACACCACCAGCAAACATCGACAAGATACCGACACCACCAGCATACATCGACAAGATATAGACACCACCAGCAAATATCGACAAGATATAGACATCACCGGCAATTTTTTTGATGCATGA